A window from Vigna angularis cultivar LongXiaoDou No.4 chromosome 7, ASM1680809v1, whole genome shotgun sequence encodes these proteins:
- the LOC108337218 gene encoding uncharacterized protein LOC108337218 isoform X1, with amino-acid sequence MAAKVLKETKSMTAAEMVAETAEAAVTSVKCCCCALVEECTQAYIGRVKERYGGRWICGLCSEAVKEEREREKIMITTDEALKRHMRFCQQFRSSTPPDSTNEDFILAVKQILFRTLDSPRKDRFICRPLGRSQSCFSTMQGTQQAERE; translated from the coding sequence ATGGCTGCGAAGGTTTTGAAAGAGACGAAGTCGATGACGGCAGCGGAGATGGTGGCGGAAACGGCGGAGGCGGCTGTGACGTCTGTGAAGTGCTGCTGCTGCGCGTTGGTGGAGGAGTGTACGCAGGCGTACATTGGGCGCGTGAAGGAGAGGTACGGTGGGCGTTGGATTTGTGGGCTGTGTTCGGAGGCAGTGAaagaagagagggagagagagaaaatcaTGATTACAACAGACGAAGCTCTGAAACGTCACATGAGGTTCTGCCAACAGTTCAGATCATCAACTCCTCCCGACAGCACGAATGAGGATTTCATCCTCGCCGTCAAACAGATTCTGTTCCGAACTTTGGATTCTCCGAGGAAAGACCGTTTCATTTGTCGACCACTTGGAAGATCTCAAAGCTGCTTCTCAACCATGCAAGGAACGCAGCAGGCAGAGAGGGAATGA
- the LOC108337218 gene encoding uncharacterized protein LOC108337218 isoform X2: MTAAEMVAETAEAAVTSVKCCCCALVEECTQAYIGRVKERYGGRWICGLCSEAVKEEREREKIMITTDEALKRHMRFCQQFRSSTPPDSTNEDFILAVKQILFRTLDSPRKDRFICRPLGRSQSCFSTMQGTQQAERE, encoded by the coding sequence ATGACGGCAGCGGAGATGGTGGCGGAAACGGCGGAGGCGGCTGTGACGTCTGTGAAGTGCTGCTGCTGCGCGTTGGTGGAGGAGTGTACGCAGGCGTACATTGGGCGCGTGAAGGAGAGGTACGGTGGGCGTTGGATTTGTGGGCTGTGTTCGGAGGCAGTGAaagaagagagggagagagagaaaatcaTGATTACAACAGACGAAGCTCTGAAACGTCACATGAGGTTCTGCCAACAGTTCAGATCATCAACTCCTCCCGACAGCACGAATGAGGATTTCATCCTCGCCGTCAAACAGATTCTGTTCCGAACTTTGGATTCTCCGAGGAAAGACCGTTTCATTTGTCGACCACTTGGAAGATCTCAAAGCTGCTTCTCAACCATGCAAGGAACGCAGCAGGCAGAGAGGGAATGA